The Diabrotica undecimpunctata isolate CICGRU chromosome 3, icDiaUnde3, whole genome shotgun sequence genome includes the window ATAACGCCATTTGCAACTTGCAATTGCAAAGGCGTTGATTACAATGTTGCCACTTtgtaaaacacatttttttttatggaTACTCTATATAATTCTATAGAAAtaagttattgtaaatttaagtggcgattttagtagaatttgttacattaataattattttttgggTAAATATGCAAAACTAGTGGAAGTCTATCATACTCtgctatttctatgcattgatcggTTAACCACTTTTCTTTGGCCTTTCTTATCTCtactttgtagttcttgatattttggctcatttctcctctcttccattaatgctagaatttctgaagtcatccacttctgtttcttatttgtcttttcagtctttaaattttcttctgcagCCTTTAGTAAAGAATTCTTTTCCTACATCTGttagatttgagttgacttgTTGATTCACTTTTAAttgtatttctctttttcttaattttgtataatcaaaCGTTGGTTTGTTTTTAGGTATTACAATCTTTTTGAGTTTCACGTGCATTCTAGCTATCAGCTGGTTATAGTCTGAATTGACATCTGCTCCGGGGTATGTTTTTACTGCTAATATGTTAATAcactatttattattttgtacattttactaACAACAAACTACTAAAACAGAACTTAAAACGAAAACAAACAAAAGAGATATATAAAAATGTTATACAAGTAGCTAGGTGTATATTGGTACTTGCTACTTTCAGTAATAAAGCTACTTTGAGAATAGACACTTCGACAAGAGGACACATGGTTGAGAATCGACCGACCCAAACAATTCAAGCACAGATGTTTTTCTTTACCTCTTGTAAATCCTTAGAAGACATTTATAAAACAATCCAGGAAACACATTTTTGAAATAAtccaataatgataagttattaGCTATGATTAATAGGACCTTATCGCAGATAATCTTTATTACAATTACCATAAACATCTtataatttagtttttattttacgtTGCATGTATTTACTAGAGGCCTATGTAACCACTCTCTTATATATAAATAGACAATGTATATAAGTTTAGTTTCAAGTCTTAAATGTGTCATTGATATAGTACaagataaatattgtaaataaataataaatgtacATTGGATCCAGTGTTTGAATccttacaatataaaaaaaataaacaaaaatatttagatgTGTAACCgaaaatatcattttatttttcttggaaAAAAAAACCTTTAATAGTTCACTCGAGTTATTGTTATATGACGCCTTCTAATATCTACACCATGGACACTTTACTTTATTGGTAAACTCGTATTTACGGTTATGGAAACAAActcttataatataaaataatacttttatttaaactttaatgACTTGAAATACTTGCAtcttccataaataataaacaataaataactttttattaatttcacaTCTTAAATCAATTATTTATCAAATACACtatcaatattatttaataaacaactcaaaatattCCTGAAGCAATGTTAAATATTTAGTAGCCTTGTCACCACATTCTATTCAACTGAATGCATTGTATGACAAAGATAGCCAATGTTCGATTTGGAAAATATCATCAGGGACATGGTGTTAGCTTTTTTTGAATCTTGAAAAAACTAATATTCTTGATAAATTTAAACGGAGaatgaaagattatattattaccgaaggcgaaagtcccttagaatatacaaaaagtttctttcgaatgagatatttgaaattaaaaatcacacccaattttctcttctttttcaacCCTGTAGCTTATCagaataaacattatagaagttttcggggactttcggccctcggtaataatgtaatctttcatattacttttaaattttttaaaaatacttagtttttctcaggattcgaaaaaaatgaatgcaattAAACAACATTGGCTCGAAATTTTGTTAATATGCTCTTAAGTGTGTTTTCTAACTCATGaagcttttctccagtgtgcattctcaaatgtttttttaacgGACCCTTagtagtaaactgcttaaaacaaatcttTCACTTGTACGCTTTTTCTCCACTGTGCagtctcaaatgtgttttcaaactaCTTGATgtactaaactgcttaaaacaaatttcacaagtgtaaggtttttccccagtgtgcactcttaaATGTCTTTTCGCATGACTTGTAGtgataaactgcttaaaacaaatttcacacttaaaaggtttttctccagtgtgcgttcTTAAGTGTGTTTTAAAATGACCTGCttcactaaactgtttaaaacaaattttacacttgtgaagtttttccccagtgtgcaccctcaaatgtattttcaaagtaCTTGCtacactaaactgcttaaaacaaatttcacacttatgaagattttctccagtgtgcattctCAAATGAGTTTTCAACGGACCTTTagtagtaaactgcttaaaacaaatctcacacttgtaaggtttttctccagtgtgcactctcaaatgtgttttcaaactaCTTGATatactaaactgcttaaaacaaatttcacatgtgTAAGGTTTTTCTACAGTGTGCActatcaaatgtcttttcaaatgacTCGAAGTAATAAactgcttaagacaaatttcacacttaaaaggtttttctccagtgtgagttCTAAAGTGTGTTTTAAAATGACCTGCttcactaaactgtttaaaacaaatttcacacttgtgcagtttttctccagtatgtactcttaaatgtgttttcaaattacttgctacatcaaactgtttaaaacagatttcacacttgtgaagtttttctccagtatgcactctcaaatgttttttcaaactaCGTGCTACattaaactgctttaaacaaatttcacacttataaggtttttcttcaTGCATTGCCAAATGTgattttaaatatcttgttgaAGTAAACTGCTTTAAgcaaattttacacttgtaaggtttttctccagtgtgcctTCTTAAATGGATTTTCAAATTACTTGTCGTAACAAATTCTtttaaacaagtttcacacttgtaaggtttttctccagtgtgtcttCTTAAATGGACTTTCAAAACATATTTTTGAGAAAATGTCTTAAAACAAATCtcacacttgtacggtttttcaccagtgtgcactctcaaatgtgttttcaaatcaCTTGTAGtaataaactgcttaaaacaaattttgcaTTTGCAACGTCTTTGTCCAGTCGCAACTTtcgtatttttatttaatgtttttcctTCAGCATGTTGAATCATATGATTTCCTTCATAAGACGAATGTTCAATTAGTGTTTCCATAATTTCCACTTTGGTTTCCTCTTGAAAATAATCTAAAATACAAACgaactataaaataaatatacggtaaattgaatataaaaacaaagaaatgcaATAATGAAATTAAAGGATAATAAAATGTAGACATAAGTATTGTGAATATGTGTTTTAGAAACCTGTGTTTCTTCTAAACACACAATAGCCGCCTATTGTCTTTTAATGCGTACCTCACCGCATTCAATATAAGCACAAAAAACAATGACCGTGAAAGTTCTATGAGTCATCGTTTTAAACCGGAATTAGGAACGTTTTTTTCCTGGTATTAATGGCTTTGGTTAggaccaattagccagactttgTTGGATTTGCGAAGTGAGAGTCACCACTATATTACAACATGAGCATATTAAACTTATTAATTTAGGTTAGTAAGTTAGTTTTACTTGCACCAATTGTTATTGAACCAGTCTCATTTAGTCGAAAAAATTCCAACATAAAGAAGATGATGAGGTTCTCaaagttccacagcaaactcttgtGCAGCTCTCTAATTAATTCGAAAGCTACTTTGCTATAGACTGTTTACCATGTCTGTATTATACATACTTTTTTGTTTCTGGTTAGTAATTTTACAATTTAAGTTTACAGTTTATAATGTGTTGATAAATGACATAAAAAATGTTAACATATTAACAgcctttatattatttatatataaaacatttgtatcataatgttaatatattttactaACTTTTGTATAATATTGGACATTCAGGTAGAATATATAGGTACTAATTTTCTCATTCTATCACAACTGCTGTATGGATTATCTATAATTTTCATTTTCTGCTTATAGTATAGTGTTGTGCATGGTTAGCACGGAATCAACTTATATGAAACCATGGTTGCCTGGGAATTATATTTTGGTGTTTACAAAATTTAATCAGTTTTTGAATTCGATATGTTTTGTCATGTTtctaatttggttttttttgggTTACGAATGGAGGTGGTGTAAGATGTAGTTCCTCTCCTGTAGTTTCGTCTGCTTTTGCTAGTCTATCCATTATTACATTGTCTTTTATGCCCGTGCCCCTTTACCCATAAATTAATTACTTTTTTGATGTGAATCTCATTGCCTAATTTCAGAATTTGTGCTTCAATGTAGTTTATTGATCTACTAATTTTTATGTTTGTCTATTACAATTTTGCTATCTGTACATATTATAAATTGGTCATGTTTAGAACCTAATATGTATTTCATAGCCTGCAATATTTTTTTCACTTCATTGAACTTTGTTTCATTAAAACAAATTTACTgtgaaaatatatttttgggtGGGAAAGCTAGGATCGGAGGATGTTAATTGgtataaagtaaaaaaactgAGTTTAATCAAGTAAATACGACTGATTACTAAGGTTACGATTACTCAAATAGTAGGTTATACAATCATAATCTCTACTCATGTTGAATTTTTTTCTAAGAATTACGTTAGAGGGACAGAAATAATCAAGTGCGAGTTTAAATGGTCTACTAttaatttaaatacatttatCAATTGTATCTCTGTCTCACTCTGTcaattaaaaatatgtaaattgcATATGTCTTGTTGTCTGTTTAGTAGACAACACTTAATAATATACCTCTCTCGtttattatttatagaaaaagacagcaaatacaaaatatgtgcttgatatgatcgtttatggaaaatatttcatttttctgaCTGTATGTATGTACATTATACTGGAAGGTTACTACACCCGTCTCGATTTTTCGAGTCACGCTAGATAGGATTTCGAGCCCATGCAAAACATCATACCGAGCGcaaagaagtattcacttcaataTACTGCTCATGACTTATATGCATGTTTGTTTTATATCAATTTAAAGctagtttttttcttaatatgatgatataaggttttactttatttttgatAGCTTgcatttttaacagctggcatCTATAATTTGCATCCATTTTTTGTCAgaccttatatcatcatattaagaaaaaaattgctctaatttgatataaaaatcaTGCATATatgtcatgagcagcgtattttatttaaaaaataatttaatgaaataaaatttttgttcaaaaattaattactattaagtacttgaattaaaaatatttgtggtATTTTCGTGATTGGAAACCTATTATCAATGCATTCTccgaattttaaatgtatgtaaaaatgtgagtttgattgaATATGTTATGAAACTAGTGATCCTGCAGTGAGATCTTAGATGATTACATTTAAATTCATTCTGAAAACAGATTTAGAAATATAAGCAGTAGGGGTCCTAACAACTCCTAATATTGggacaaattaaaatttataaaaaattcagGTATTTGactgttaatttattattaatttttaataattattataatgttaactaagcaatattttaaatgataaataaccacaaataataaaaatatatttggttaTGTTGGGTGCCCCAAACTGAtcattttcccatttttttttatcaaatgtaATAAAGTTCATCAAAATAGTGACAACTAAATAGTGAGACAGTATGAAGTAACTGCTAAAAAAGACAAGATAGGACAAAGAGTCTGTGAAAACAACACAGCCAGATACACCAACAAACATCATTGTCACTATCTCACTATATTACACAGTTAATTATTTCTCATCAAATTGAGTGAATCAGTATATTATCACAGTTTAACCACAAATCTTTTTTATACtatattatttcaataaaatggtAGGTAGTATCTccacaaattaaaaaattcctGAGTTGATGGTTAAAAATTattgaagcaataaaacaatatgTGGATTGTACCATGAACTTAATATTCCTAAAAATACACTAACTAGTGTGAAATTAGACTTATTTAAtagaaccaaagaatatagacgcctGTGTCCAtattctttgatagaactttgtGGCTAGTCCACACACACCTAAAGGGTTAAAATTTGAGCATTATATTTTGAAATCGATTTTGCCCAATGTTGATTAAACCCTCTTAGCATGGCAGTATGGGTTGTTAGTAATGAACTTTCTATTAATAATGAACAAGTATTTATTTCGTTATTGtagtaattaatattatttaaataccTTCTTCATTTGTTGTTTGCTTTCCTTCAAATAGTGTAAATTTATGTTCATCTTGTTCTACTTTAGTATTTACAGAGAAAACATTTGAGTCTAAATAAGCAAAAGTGTCGTATGCATTTTGTGTATTAGGTTCTTctttaatttcaattttgaaggcATCCAAAGAGTCCTCACAGGCTACATTCTCTGTTTTTATTTTACAAGTTTTCTCACTAGCTTCTTGTTTTATTTCCatattaaatttgattttatttgcaaatatttaaTCACAAAAAATCATTTCATACCATACTTAGAATTGTTAGAACTGTCTTTTCAATCTTTTGCCATCGCTCGCCCATTACCCCATTACTTTAGATCATTTTACCAGTTTACCACAGagatatattataattaatatactTAATTTCCTAATTTCTGTTCTGTTTGACGTTTGACCAGCATAATGAAATACTCTGATTCTGCGCGTGTTAGTCATGCCGTCATGCGTAGTCGCTATCGCTATattataccaaagaatatagacgcttatattcTTTGATTATAccataccaaagaatatagacattATCCACtatccagtccgaactgtctagtgaatttagtaattatttttttgcgaagttagttactttttgacagactaagaGTGGccggaaattactatacaaccaagcacacgtactcatagccaatattaatagtaaacaaactaaatagtaaataaaatagaattttgcgaattaccgacaatcaatatttatttatctgcaccatataataaatagttatgttaaattataacaactaaaatatattttttaaatatatactattaaaaatttgatgggtttagtatacacttccactatttagaataattttttaaagaaagaagtctgcaatagtagtatatttgagctattaatactgagaagtaggaattgttgtgttgtaggtttccgacaatgaatctgtcaaaatatgcccgagctaagcgaatggagtataccaAAGAAACCACCTGTATAACCAATAACAATAaccagagaactacgaacacTCTTGTATAACGTTTAACGTTACTGAAATAAGGGGCTTAAAAACTCTcgattaactgcaattaatctacaaagaaacaaatatttactcattgttgttttatataaatcaaaaattgcagaattcataacataatataaacaaaatgtacttttctaaagctttatctatttatatttgaagcatacagcatctacattataaaaacatgccaacactgctataccgaaattttttgttccatgtttgacatttgcgactataatcagcttgtactttcggtaaatgGGTAAACTCAACGGGACTCAACTTTGTAATCggtttagaaaagtacattttttttatattatgttatgaattctgcaatttttgatttatataaaacaacaatgagtaaatatttgtttctttgtagattaattccagttaattattaaaatttttttagcaattaccctttgatagattaggggatagatttggcaaccATAGTACATaattggcaatcgtcaaatcagcagttgtcagtttactcgttattgcttcatataaattaaaaattgcagaattcataaaatagtataatcaaaatgtactttttaaaagatttatctctttatatttgaagcatacaacatatgcattataaaaacattccaacactgccaaaccgaaatattttttacatttgcggctatattccgcttgtactttcggtaaactcttCAACTAAAaatacgaataaaatagtgcataaaTATTATGTCGCCGTAAACAAATTAAAcctggttaatttttctatgcacacaagATAAAATGttactgaacagcactggttccgaacctatttatttttcaagcagagtgggctaGTGGGCaatgggcattctgattgtttattattctgtgcttATGTGCTGTGATTTAGGTAGGTTAACTGTCAGCTTCTGTTTGTGACTTTGTGTTGTGGAAATAATGAAATTAAGTTTAATAAAATCAAATGGAACAATGGAAGTAATAAAACAAGAAATCAGTGAGGAGACCTGTGAAGTAGAAATAGAGAATAATGATTTGGATTATGCTCTTTTGGATAGATTTAAATGTGAAGTTAAGGAAGAATCCAATCTAGAAAGTAGGGATGATACTTTTGATTGTTCAGCTTTAAATGAATTTCTCATAAAGACTGAAATAGAACAAGATGAAAATAAACTTACCCGTTTTAAAGGAAAACGAAAAATCAAAGGAGGTAATGCAATATAATGCATTGGTCATTTTGGTTTTTAAGTACACCACCTTGTACATTTGGGCTAACTTTTATTTGAGTGCAATGAACAATGAACATAACCTTGGCATCGAACTAAATGTTTGTGCGTCACAGTGTTGCcacatttttttgtataaagtatAGTTTTTAAAATGGAAAGATACTTTGACGAAattatatatgttttaaaaaacttatacagaagtaaaatacTTTTTAGGTATATACTTAGgtaaatgtgaagtgttttacttctgtataagttttttaaaaggtggtatacagccaactactgggattttcccataaatttttatataaggTTTTGTTGTGAGAAGCCACAATTTTTGAATTCATATTAAAAAGcattcataaaatagtattttttactttaaatatagccaaatatttagtgtattcttttgtttcacctaatttttttttcatttaacttTACTTTATTGTGTAGTTTTTAAAGTttctaaactattaatttttaccTTAAGCATAATtttaatggtttgtttatataagtattttaaatgtaagatataattttattttataatatttataggtataattttaatgcttttaattatatatgtatttttcacgtttttgttaaattatatatgcatttttcaattttaaattttcatttcataaaatataaatctTGCCCATAATTTTATATGTGAGAGTGTGAAATAATTGAGTATATGGCAACACTGACGTATATTAAGCTTACATTTAACATCAAACATATCTATAggattatcaaagaatatagaggcTTAGGGTTAGCATCTATATTCTTTGGGATTATGTTCATTGTAGGAAAATTAAAGTTAACCTACATTTGATTGTACCTTTGGTGAAATATCCACTTCAATACCAGTTCAACTGTatacaatactttcgattttATGTAGTCAGGAAcatcttaaaaagataaaacaaaagccTAAAAATTATTAATTGTCTCAATGAATTTTTTGATTCAAACTAGGTACAACAAAATTTGAACATAATAATACTTAATAAGTTTACTACATTTCTAAATTAATACCTACCTAATCAATTGTTCAAAATATCCTGTGTTATTTACAGTATCCTAAACAATTGTAGAAAGTGTCTATTTCTCTAGAAATTAATATGGAGcatgtggtgttcgtgtgtattaaggtataaaaaatgcttattaaaagcttaaaatttttattttaaagaagatcttttcggaattgaatcattccatcatcagtttaataaaaagttgttaaaaacattgtatggccacataaaaactttggaaggacatcagtattaaaaaacaatcctcatggtatttatgaaggtaaatgcaatagactggtaacttgttgattaataaaaactgaaaatgggggcatcttacatgaccccctgtagctggtgagattttatcgacttacattacctctgatctctgctggagtctagggctaacacaggtatactagccactcctggatatctccacttcatggtttgttccagtttcacttttaattttaaattaatatggattgataattctttgccttagctctgcaacactttttggtttagttttataTCTACTATAAACTACTTTATATACTAAAAATACTTTTCAATATCCACAATAAAAATAACATAGGATTTAAATCAGATGAACTAGGAGGCCATTCAATACTACCTAATCTACCAATCTATTGTCCAGGAAATGCATCCATTGTGTGATCCATATAATGCCGAACATTTACATTAAAATGAACTggagctccatcttgttgaaacaaTTAAAATTGACTCCAAACTTGTTTTTCAGGACAGGCACAATTTCATTTGCTTCAGGCTTGTTAAGTCTCCTATAAAAAATGGCCCCTTTACATGAGTAGTCACTATACCCTACCATACTTTtagtttttgtggtctttgagtatggttttcacaTATCCAGTGTGGAATTATCTCACTCTATTGCCTTAAATTTGGGCATTTTATATTACCACACAGTGTAAGTAatgtttttttgcaattttttattttattcatcatTACCTCACTAAACTATAATCTAAGGTCCTAGTCATCTTCATTTAATTCTTGCAACAACAAATGGATTTTGTAGGCTTTAACTGAATTCCTATGTAATACACACAACTATGAACTAAGAATGACCTATGTCATGTATTTGTGCAGCCCAGCCCTGCTTGAGCATGTTTGGGGATCTTCAAGGAAACTCTGCATTAAATCTaaagttttattgtaatttataacagtttttggCCTACCTGTCTGAATGCTACCATCTTTTACTTGTCCAGTTTCTTCAAAGTGATTTAACATTTTTTGTACCATTGCCTTATTATAGTCAGTTCGCTGTTACCAGTcagaactgtctagtgaatttagtaattattttttgcaaagttagttactttttgacagactagaagtggctggaaattactatacaaacAAGCACACTCACTTATAGCTAATATTactagtaaacaaactaaatagtatataaaatagaactttacgaattactgacaatcaatatttatttatttgcaccatataatgaatagttatgttaaattataacaactaaaatatatcttttaaatatatactacccaaaattttatgggtttagtatacacttccacaatttataataattcttcttttttcaatgaaaggagttctgtaataaaagtttatttaagctgttaatactgtggGCTAGGaccttttgtgttgtaggtttccagttatgaatctgtcaaaatatgccctagttgagcgaatggaccttaatAGGAGAATGGCTTGGGAAAATATTGTTGATCAAGTTGGCTACTTCACTATGAGATCTtttttcatcatcattatcatcattaaaACCATAATTCACTATTTTTCATTAAAGACCATCTTTATTGCAGAGCTTTTAAAACACATAAAACAACTGTCAGATTTAGTTAATTTAgttaatacaatttatttcataaaacttttcaataaatgccaagcttttgttattttttttgaattaatgttaaaatcacagcattctatatttactgaattattttaaaactatttggcACTGTTTTATTTATTGAAGATCTTAGTGATGAGATAAAATACCAAGTGTTACATACAATTGAACTCATATTGTGAGGATTCCAATAATAATGCAATATACAGAGCGGTGTatttaaaaaccaaagtgattaatgatatcagaaaaatggtTAATCTAACAACATTGCAAGCATCAAATTTGAAATCTTGAATTGATCAAATAATGATAATCGAATGaatgttataaaatataaaaatgggTTTATTGTCCGGAATTGTTGGAGATGCTGAACACTGTAGTTCAATGTTCAACTGTTGTTAGTATGGGAGCTTATggttacatttctatatatatatatatatatatatatatatatatatatatatatatatatatacagggtggtccttaagtaattgtacaaaaagaaacagtagattctacactttaaaatattacgatttaagccaaattgctttaataaaatgttgatattaagaaagatatagggtgttaaagttcaaaattaaaattttatttttcgctataactttcatgtttgtaaacatttatgtacaaaaatttagaactgggtacttttaaatatgagaaattaaaatttgatgcatactttaatgtaactgatagagggcgccacttatgccagatgtggtataaatttacacttaacttttttgctctttaagttacctgtatttgggataaaaaatattaaaggttcattattttaacaaaaaaaggtatacttgttaataacttcaaaactcaacag containing:
- the LOC140437531 gene encoding uncharacterized protein, yielding MEIKQEASEKTCKIKTENVACEDSLDAFKIEIKEEPNTQNAYDTFAYLDSNVFSVNTKVEQDEHKFTLFEGKQTTNEEDYFQEETKVEIMETLIEHSSYEGNHMIQHAEGKTLNKNTKVATGQRRCKCKICFKQFITTSDLKTHLRVHTGEKPYKCEICFKTFSQKYVLKVHLRRHTGEKPYKCETCLKEFVTTSNLKIHLRRHTGEKPYKCKICLKQFTSTRYLKSHLAMHEEKPYKCEICLKQFNVARSLKKHLRVHTGEKLHKCEICFKQFDVASNLKTHLRVHTGEKLHKCEICFKQFSEAGHFKTHFRTHTGEKPFKCEICLKQFITSSHLKRHLIVHTVEKPYTCEICFKQFSISSSLKTHLRVHTGEKPYKCEICFKQFTTKGPLKTHLRMHTGENLHKCEICFKQFSVASTLKIHLRVHTGEKLHKCKICFKQFSEAGHFKTHLRTHTGEKPFKCEICFKQFITTSHAKRHLRVHTGEKPYTCEICFKQFSTSSSLKTHLRLHSGEKAYK